Proteins encoded together in one Ipomoea triloba cultivar NCNSP0323 chromosome 4, ASM357664v1 window:
- the LOC116015828 gene encoding uncharacterized protein LOC116015828, whose translation MIELRLQGQASNFGKYLGLPAFVGRNKRNAFSYIEDKIRQRIGSWNKKLLSKVGKEVLLKSVAQAMPTFSMGVFLLPDSVCLSIERTMNKFWWGSGSERGIHWKAWDRLCVPKKFGGLGFKDLHAFNLAMLEYIRQGTTRNPLFFSATVGNCPSYCWRSIMAAHDLVCQGVRKRIGDGKSTLIWSHPWLPDDLNPMINTPMPPQLNGSLVVGLIDEGSSSWDYSILTDIFAPDDVTRIMRVPISSDYEDSWYWFGDSKGCYSVKGGYRCIVGNFEGSPNCFVDWTSLWKIKVPPKWKTFLWRALNDILPVTTNLLLKRVEVNLECPMCGLSHEDTMHALILWDFSQLVWHESQLPFSSILGDSFNLWCANMISSLIDENICMTVAILYRIWRARNNAVWDGFLPTPRRLVATVAATLHAWTAVNAPQHQTVQVASPVGGVQHVHHPATLRCYVDASFHHNTLKASFRAVLVTTHGGFVAACGGPLPDSFSPLMAEAAACKEALAWLRNRGIDSIQLCLDCSQLHSALQRPESSHSYAGLFIDACKTSLSSFLNCHISLISRSLNSLAHTLAVTAGSFLNCHISLISRSLNSLAHTLAVTAGSFLNCHISLISRSLNSLAHTLAVTAGSFLNCHISLISRSLNSLANTLAVTAGVRTFVLCYTLAITSLSSRCATNSSTNISP comes from the exons ATGATAGAGCTGAGGTTGCAAGGTCAGGCCTCTAATTTTGGGAAATACCTGGGCCTCCCGGCATTTGTGGGAAGGAATAAAAGGAATGCTTTCTCTTATATTGAGGATAAAATTAGGCAAAGAATTGGTTCTTGGAATAAAAAGTTGTTATCTAAGGTAGGGAAAGAAGTCTTGTTGAAAAGTGTGGCCCAAGCTATGCCTACCTTCTCAATGGGGGTTTTCCTGCTCCCTGATTCGGTTTGTTTGTCAATTGAGAGAACCATGAACAAATTTTGGTGGGGATCTGGTTCAGAGAGAGGGATCCATTGGAAAGCATGGGATCGGTTATGTGTACCTAAAAAGTTTGGTGGACTGGGGTTCAAGGATCTTCATGCCTTTAACTTGGCTATGCTGG AGTATATAAGGCAAGGTACTACCCGAAATCCTCTTTTTTTTAGTGCTACAGTGGGAAATTGTCCTAGTTACTGTTGGAGAAGTATTATGGCTGCCCATGACTTGGTATGCCAAGGTGTGAGAAAAAGAATTGGGGATGGGAAATCAACGTTAATCTGGAGCCATCCCTGGCTTCCTGATGACCTTAACCCAATGATTAATACGCCTATGCCTCCACAGTTGAACGGTTCTCTTGTTGTAGGATTGATTGATGAAGGCTCAAGCTCTTGGGATTATTCAATTCTGACTGATATTTTTGCCCCAGATGATGTGACTCGTATTATGAGAGTGCCTATCTCCTCGGACTATGAGGACTCATGGTATTGGTTTGGAGACTCGAAAGGTTGTTATTCGGTCAAAGGGGGCTATCGTTGTATTGTTGGTAACTTTGAGGGTTCACCAAACTGCTTTGTTGATTGGACCTCCCTGTGGAAAATTAAAGTTCCTCCCAAATGGAAGACATTTTTGTGGAGGGCCCTTAATGATATTCTCCCGGTGACTACTAATTTGCTTTTGAAGAGGGTTGAGGTGAATCTGGAATGTCCAATGTGTGGGTTGAGTCATGAGGATACAATGCATGCACTAATTTTATGGGATTTCTCACAACTAGTTTGGCATGAATCACAATTACCTTTCTCTAGCATTTTAGGTGACTCATTTAATTTGTGGTGTGCGAATATGATAAGTTCTTTGATCGACGAAAATATTTGTATGACTGTAGCTATCTTGTACCGTATCTGGCGCGCAAGGAACAACGCAGTGTGGGATGGCTTTCTCCCAACGCCGAGGAGGTTGGTGGCTACTGTCGCGGCTACGCTGCATGCGTGGACGGCGGTGAATGCGCCTCAGCATCAGACGGTTCAAGTTGCGTCGCCGGTGGGAGGAGTGCAGCACGTACACCACCCTGCTACTCTGAGATGCTACGTCGATGCCAGCTTCCACCACAATACTCTCAAGGCTTCTTTCAGGGCTGTTCTCGTAACAACTCATGGTGGCTTCGTCGCTGCATGCGGAGGGCCATTGCCAGATTCTTTCTCTCCTCTCATGGCGGAAGCTGCTGCATGTAAAGAAGCATTGGCTTGGCTCAGGAATAGGGGCATCGACTCTATTCAACTATGCTTGGACTGTTCTCAACTTCACAGTGCTCTACAAAGACCGGAGTCCTCTCATTCCTACGCTGGTTTATTTATTGATGCTTGCAAGacttctttatcttcttttttgaATTGTCATATTAGTTTGATTTCTAGATCTTTGAATTCTTTGGCTCACACTCTAGCTGTTACTGCTGGTTCATTTTTGAATTGTCATATTAGTTTGATTTCTAGATCTTTGAATTCTTTGGCTCACACTCTAGCTGTTACTGCTGGTTCATTTTTGAATTGTCATATTAGTTTGATTTCTAGATCTTTGAATTCTTTGGCTCACACTCTAGCTGTTACTGCTGGTTCATTTTTGAATTGTCATATTAGTTTGATTTCTAGATCTTTGAATTCTTTGGCAAACACTCTAGCTGTTACTGCTG GGGTTCGAACATTTGTCCTTTGCTACACACTTGCTATTACAAGCTTATCTAGTAGATGTGCTACCAACTCTTCTACCAACATTTCTCCTTGA